In the Telopea speciosissima isolate NSW1024214 ecotype Mountain lineage chromosome 6, Tspe_v1, whole genome shotgun sequence genome, ATATACCATCCATTTAGGCTGGATTTTCTACCTACCATGAAATGGGGTGGGTCCTAAAAACCTGCTAGTTTGTCTATGGAAATTACTTCCATTTATGTGGAGATGAGCTTCTCAATACTTTCTTTAAGCAAAGCTCAAAGGAGTATGGACCCATATCTACTAACCATGCAATAACTGAAGTACTTGACTTAGTttccatattaaaaaaaaaaaaaggtagttgGCTTAGTACAGATGATATGATGAAATTACAATCTTCAAATTCAATAGCTGGAATGGCAGAAAGAGTTGTCAGTTTGGTTTTAGAAAAAGGGTCTATGGAATTATTATTTCCTTAGACTTGTGAATTTCATGGAACCATCACAGCACATCAAGATGAGAGGTTATTGAATGATTGCCCTAAGTTGTAACATCTTTTTGGGTCACTTTCTGTATGACCTAACTCacaaaacaaagttttttttctctctcatggGTAGAAGATGCTTTTTCCTCATAGTGTGAGGAAGGGCTTATCTCCACTTTCCTTAGATTTTCCACAACCTAAACCACCCTTTTCtttctgttctcttctttttcttccatttgtgGTTGTGGAGGCCCATTGCTTTTGAGTTATAGGGAACTCCTTGGAGGGCACCACCCTTCAGATAGGTAAACCTACTTTTAACAAAGCCATAaagcttttcatttattttaagaACTAATGTCACCATCTGAtggaccaaacatgccctaagatACAGAGAATATACTCGAGGGTGTAAATTAATTAAGCATCAGTTGCTGATTTTgtatgattttgatttcatgaaattagtccaaaaatagattttttgttgagaaattgaaattgtttgctTTAATTAATCttaaatatttcaagaataagaaagcCATTGGATATATAGTTCAATTTATGTAAATAAATTccctatatttctttgggagagggtggtgatggtggggaGACCatcaggagaagaaaaagaagaggggtggttttttacttttaacatgaaattacttctttgcccatcaaataattattattggtgaagcctgattttcGATCTAGATGTGCCATTGGGATCTTCGGAGGGTCATTTCGGCCTCGAAATGATCTCAGATTACCGAAAAATGGCGTACATCCATGCCCAGGGCTGGGTATTGTGTTGAGCTAGTTGAGATCTTCGAAACggtatattttgggatatatgttatgttttttGTCCAACCCTGTTCGGTTTGACAATTTCTGTGtccaggggtatttttgtacttccttgggttagggcttctctatataatgttcttatctctgacAGGATTGTATGAGAgattttgtaacattttcaaaaaatagtgaaatctgttctattgctcgaccgtggacgtagcttcccatcttggggtgaaccacgtaaatctttgatgttgtgtgttgtgtgctttctctgtttctcgttttcttttgcaaatcgtCATTCTAgacgttgttttcttaacaataATTAACCACATGTTCATTAAAAAGCAAGAGCAAATGCAATTTCAAAatagtttggtttgatttttgcaccttatttcagtaaactaaaaatcaaatgaaatagctcctcatttatttcataatttttattccatttgatttcactcttgctttttattgtttttaatgagcacgtggttaatttgatgggcatagtactaatttcatgttaaaaataaaacaccactcTTCCTCAGTTTTCCTCTACtactaatggtctcaccaccacgcCCTTCCTAGCCCCCGCTCccaccacccttcccaaagaaatattaagaatctattcttaaaaattgaactaccaaatggatttttgttgtttttaaaatattttatattgatACAATcgaaacaatttcaattttttaattgaaaatctACTTGTTGATAATTTCAAGAAATCAGTCtaaatttgaaatagaaattataccaAATCTAACCTAAAGTAAGGTGTAGAAATCAATTCAAACAACTTCTGAAATAGAAATAATACCAAAACAGCCCTAATCATAAGTGAAGTAGATGGAATTAAACTACAGATTGGTATCTTTAGTTCTCAATTAGTTAAGACAATATTTCTGTTAGCCAACTTAGGAAATGTCTCTATGCTCTTTTGCTCTTGAAGTGTTGTCCTTTTCTTGTTACAGTAGTACAAAGATAAGTCTTGTTTGGGTGCACGTTTTCCATGCATGTGATATTTGTTTTCCATAACACTAGGGAAATTAGTGACTTAGAAATATCAGGCCAAGTTTCTACAATAGGTTTGTTGTGAGTCCTATGGGAGGGAGGGATGTCGGGACCAAGACATTACCTTCCTAAGATAAGAGGTCGATGTATATCTTTGGCGGCTTTAAAGTAGAACCATAAAAGGCCGCTGGACAATACTCTTAATTATAGATCTAAAGTTCCAATGTCACCTCAAACTAGTTTTTCCATGTGCTGCAATGGCCTAACTggagtagtttttatttttttttattttttaattggaTAGAGAGCAAATTTATATATTGAAGCGTGTCCAACGTAAGACAAGCTTCAAAAAACCAATGAGTGGAGTATGGTCAATTAGTCTCACACGCATAAGACAAGGCCTTTTAAGCCGGGGAGTGGGATGTCACTTTTCTGTGTTGTTAAAGATTGATGAAAATACTTAAGAGAGTAATTTTTTGGTTGCTTTGTCTCCCAAGAGTTTTGAACTCAAGACATCTCTGATGTTGTTTTTAGTAAAACAAATTAAGTAGTGGAAACTATTTAGTCTCACATTGATTACGGAAAACAATAGAATGAAGTTAATAtagtataatttttttggggggaactACAAAGGTAGTGTTCTACGAAAGAAATGTTCACTATGCTTTGTTGCCTCTAGAGGGTTTAAGGTTAATTTTCATACATCCATGCTTTAAACTATGTATTACGTTTTGAGAACAGTTAGGATCTAAGACTAAAACCCATAAATAAACTATGACCCAAACatatatttttctctctcctcttttttttttttttaatgtatttaaCTAGTTTATCTAATtcgtacccaaaaaaaactagTTTATCTAATTAGataattgttatttttattatttaattagttactttttACATATAATACAtattctttccctcttttcaaaatacccttcgATGACACTATTTTGGATCCTATCCAATCAAAACCAATGGTTAgaaccatggaagaaaaacttgatcgaaacctgtcgaaaccatcgagttaactcggttttaTAGGTTTTTGAGATGAGTTGAAGagagattttataaaatccctgaaTTTGgccgggtttcgatggttttgaccatattttgatggtttcgacacatgcccatcgaaactaggggaaacttggctcgaacCTAGGACAAATAGGTATTTATGCCAAaaaccaagacaaacacttagttatgtctaatatcatttaagtaaatgtttttgtatttgtatttgtatttcatttacttaagatatgtttcataaataagcaaatacccccctatttgaatccaataaaaatagttaaaatttcaaattccaaaaggaaagaaagtcaacccccaattgaagaacaaaaattggattttcaacggtaggtgcaatattttaatttcttttgttggggtttttctcaaatctaaaaattccatgaaTCTTAatgtggtaaaacattgctaaaaataaaaaatatggtaaaatattcatttgttttgatgttcaaaaaaatattttcattcagagcgattttgacagcattcgcgcacaccaaattaaattTGGCGgatacataactctttcaatataaatcagatttaagcaatgttggacttgttggaaagctatcaaaacaagtTTTATAACAAAtcaaagattgcttaaatctcatttatattgaaagagttatgttccgatcaaacATTATTCGACACCAtatccaagaacaatatacattatcaaacttggatcaaaaccacaagtaatatttttagtgttcactatgtgaaactaatgcatggattgagtttaaaatgtcaaaaataggcaacacAATAAGAATTatggcaaaaaaacaacttatggatctcgaaaccaaggttcaagttagcctggagaaagttcCAGGTTTGTCATTTGTTCATCGAAATAGTGGATCTGAACTATCACTTGGCCATGGATGTAGCCTACTTTCTTGGGAGTGAACTACGTAAATCGTtatcttgtgtgtgtgtgctttctctttctcttcattttcttttgcaaatcgcAATTTTGTTGTGTTGTTATTTCCTAACACAGGTCAATTGTAGTTCTTAATGATAATCCCTAGATATAGTGTTTTCACACGACAATatagagaaaaccctaacccacgaAAGTACAAAACTACCTCCATAAActcacctggtcttgtttaaggTCCAAACCAACTATTATAGCCTTACACAATGTTTGGCAAAAGGTGGAAGCACCAGGTAAAGGCCTCGTATAATAAAaatgttgatttcataggttcacGTAGTGGCAACCTGTTTAGAGCTAATTTTGGAAGGCTTAATGATTGGACTGGGCAAAATAATCTACATGAAAATTGTAGTTCGTTGAGTCTTCTTTCTAACATTGCTAGAATCGCATTGTTTTGATGTCAGAGAATAAAGttatagcaaattagcaatttTTGTATAATCACGTTAAAACAGAGCATATTGAGAAAGTTTGGAGAATTTTGGGGGAACATATTGTGAGTTTTCCCTGCAATTAGATATGATTCCAGTAACTTCATTCCACAGGGCATGTTCTCTCTTTTGCCTTTGCAATCCGAAAAAAAAGGCCTTAAATGACGAAGGCATACCCTAGATTTCATTTTTGGGCATTTTAGTGGCCGAATCAACTTAATATAATAGATTCAAGAGTATGGAGTGAAATAGGGGATGGTTGGATGACAGCCACATCTGTAGATTTAGATCTGGAGGCTTAGAATGTAGATGTGTAAGTTGGAGACGGGGAAGATTCTCTCGTGAGTCGTTTCATTGGCCCGACCCATAGGAATTAGTGCTCCTTGAAATACTGAATCGATGTCGTTTTTACACTTACTTTGGTATTAAGTGGTCGTGTTGGAATATTCCACGGGCTTGCGTTGATCATGCTCCCTCCATATGGTGATTTTAAAGATCTAATGACCGTAATTCATCCTGCATTTTACAACTCAATCAAATGGTTTGTATTTGATCCGTCGATGGACCTCCGTAGTCCCTCTCCGGTGTTAGGCACATACACAAAACCTCCTTCCaagatttctattttttgtttggctACGAGTAAGCCCACTCTTCATGCGAGGGAAGGTTCAAGATCCAACAAATCTCTTTTAACTAGCGAATTAGATTCTCGATTGGATGATCAGAATCTGACTCGCTCGAGCCCGTGTCTTGCAAAACCTGTATTCCGCAtctcgtgacctttgaattgtaACAAAATCGAAATTGGTTGCAGCTTGTGTTCTCAAAAACTAAAGGGGAACATTCTGAGAGCATTAGAAAGCAATTCCAGTGAGCAAAGAAGGGTACCCTTTTGTACAAAAAGTTTGTTTGGATGATTGTGACTGCTACGATGGAGTATTAAACGTGTTCATATCTCCAAGTGTGCGTCGTGCAAGTGATCATCAATGGGAATACATATGCAAAGGTATTCCATAATTTTAAAtcccaatttttgtttttctatgatTTGTTGAACGTTGAAAAACCTAGAACAACAATGTATTGGAgtgaaatttgattttcaatttttgcATTGTAACTTAGCAAGTTGGGGCTTGTCTAGGGTATGGAGTTGTTGCACAAACCAAAGCAATGACTATTGTTCCTGAGTCGTTATAATGGCTGATATTGAGTTGTGTATTGAGGAAAATACGAAAAGCCTAATAGGGTATTTCTCCGTGGACATAGGCATCTTGGTCAAACCACATATATCTGTTGtagtgtgtgattgtgtttttttttttattggatattTGGAATGTGTGCTTTGCAAAGTAGGTGTGCATTGTTTAGTAGACCTGACCATTATGTGGTAGCGAGGTAGACATGCATACACTCGTGTGTGGGATTAGTAAACTTGAGATTGCCCCAACTAATCAGGTTTTGCTCGAAGAATTCCGTTAGTGTGTGTGGTTATCTGTTCTTGTTGTAAAATAGTTTTTGaagacactgattcacccccacTCAGTGTCACTTGGGAAATATCAAGTTTCTTATTCGACAACATTTTGCCCTCTCTGATAACAAACtagagatagagagaagaagaatagctTCAGTTTCTTCTTCCACAACAATCTCCCTGTCCGGTAACAATCTCAAGCTCTTTTCTAGGGCTCCTTTGACTTTAAATACAAGCTCGTCGCtcaaatatgatttatatttgtAGTTAAGAGATTCGAGTTCGTTCTTGGGTTGTATGTAATTTTATATGAAGGTGGAAGAAAAACAAATCGTACTTGCATTAGTTTTATGGGCGAGGGTTGGGCACGTTGCTTGTTTTCCACAAGCTTATGGCATGCACCAATGGGGGGCACAAGAAGGGTTGGACAGTTGCATAATTTCACAGGGGGTGGGGAGATAGACAAACACATGGTTGGGCAGCCCGACATCGTgcatgcccagccttttccctagTTTTCTATGTATATTTATCAGATAACACATGGTATATATATTTCATCTATATACTACATGATTTACTCATGAGCTTTTATTTGAAGGACATTGATTTAATGATTTTGATCCAACAGAGTTTAAAAAATGGTTGAAGGGATTCTTCCTCCTTCATGGGCGAAGGAAACCTTCTGTTATTTCTTTATGGTAATAAATTATAAACACCTCCTCACATAGTAGTGCGTGAAATGATCGCCACACCCCTGGTCATTTCCGTCTTTCCAGGGGGTGCAAGGTCACTATGTGCGTCCCTATATTTAGGCGCAGGAGCGGCATGTGATGCATGACCAAGTGGCATTTTTGCTCCCTAaatcatactatcatactattatataaaagcacgttgtgACCAATCTTTcaattacctattctacccttcattcttatctaaaattccattattcaattcttaatctttatgtcattctttcttataatttcataatcttaggtacccttagtattaattattgtTATTTTTAATTAGTGGTAAATCTTACATTTACCTATTGTACCCTTTagtcttatctaaaattccattcttcaaatcttaatctttatgtcattctttcttataaattcttaatcttaggtacccttagtattaattactgtTTGTAATTAAAATTAGACTTCTAGtagaccccctgaggtttgcagaCATGTCATGTAGCCCCCCTGAGAACTAAAATGTTACATACGGATCCAGAAAACGGATGGAACACTCGTCCCGTTAGAGAAAACTAGTGAATGGATGATGTCAGCAAGTCATGGATAGgtaaaagtccaaattacccttctgCTAATCCCTAAGCCATCGTCTTCTAACTttactcttctttctcttcttcctctgctagGTTTGAAAGAGAACAGCGCCGTTTTCACCATAGAGAGGAtgatcttcttcatttcttcatctCCCCCTCTGCTGTGCACCGCCGTTGTCACCACTGCCGTGAGGAAGTATTGTGAAGGACACTGCGCTCTgctgcttcatcttcttcaaatctgCCGCTGCTGTGCACCGCCGTTGTCACCACTGCTGTGAGGAAGGATTGCGAAGGACCTCTTCTTCACCTCTGTGGTTTCGTTTACACAAGGAAATTGAAGGACCACCGCCATATCCCTCGAGCTATAACTCTTTGTATCTCTCTCGGCTCTCTGTCCCTCTTCCACCATCCACTAAGgtactctgtctctctctcttactctctcaACTGTCTCGATTCTCTGTATTACATTTTCTCTGTCTCGTATGTCTTGCTCTATTACAATTTTATTAAGTGACACTAGTTTGATGCTTTCAATCCAAAAGGAAGTAAATTTTGGGCCAATTTTCAGCATTTAGGATTGCTAAATGACCCTTGGACCTTATCCCTCCTGAAATGGCTCAACTCAGCACGTCTGATTTGGATCATCTTAGCCCTCATCTATAACCCCAAAAGCAGCAACGCCTATACCTAGGTTCTAATTAGACACAAACCACAGAGCACATTGGTTCTAATTACAAACCCTGATCCAGACCACAGAGGTACATAATAAATTTCAGACTTAAAAAAAGCAATTTGTAGTGTGGAAACATTTGATCTTTCAACCCTTTCAACCAATTGCAGTTGCTGCCCTAGTATTGCAAAGTGTAAAAGTAGGCTTATGGGGATCCTTGAAAAAATAATTAGCATCATTAGGTGATTATCAGTACTTGATTCTTTTTCCAGTTGGCTTCTTATTATATTTACTGCCATTAGAAAATGACCAAGGCAATGGATAAAAGCATGAAAAGGCTAAATTTTAAAGAAAAGCTTGAAAATTAGAATAAGAGATGTTGTAAGCTTAGATTAAAAGTTATAAATTATATAGTTATATATGGTTTGTGCTTTGCAGAATTGTAGGAGACATATTTGGGCTCACTTTGTCAATTGTACAGCAATGTCTGTGTTACATGAAGTTGAGTACAATTGGTATATGGTGAAGGAAACAAAATTTGTTGACAAGGATACATATGGCTACTTGGACATGATCTTGGACATATATAATGGAGTAATCAAACATGTCCCCACAGGACATGATGTGACCTTTAAGGTGAAAGCCATACTCCCGAATAATGATGAAAAATTGTTAACAAATGATGCAAAGGTCTATAACATATATGATGAATTTGGGGTGAATCCAGTTAGATTTTTTGTTTATGATGTGCAACATAGGCTGTCTAAAAATGAAGGAGTGTATACAATCAATGGGCATCCCAATCACATTGTTTATAGAGAACAACCTTGGTCAGCTAGAAGGGAAAAACAACCAGTGAGAAGGGGTCCAATTGTATGTAGGGCTACTACTAGTGCCACTTGTAGTGGTAATGGGATCGTCGCTCGCAATCCTTCACCTACTAGTAATGATAATTCAAGGGCTAGTAGTGTTGCCATTGGATATACACGAGTCCTAACAGACTGATGCAACTCCCATGGGGTTGAAGGATAGTGATCAGTTCTTGAGAAAGTACCATGTACCGAATGGGTTTGACTAAAGATGTTGATGTTGATAGCCAGAGTGATGGTACTGATGATGAATGGGCACATAATAGTGACAatgaatgggaagaagaaagtgaacAAGAAGATGgttcaagtgatgaagatgatgtagaatatgaaatagaagaagatttgAGTGATGATGATTTAGATGGGTATGATTCTAAAGAATTTTATGGGCAGTTTTCCAATATAGATGTAAATGAAGATGAGGGCGAAGGAAAAGTGAAATTGCAATTAGGTCAGGTATTTGATAATGTGACCAAGTTCAGAGCTGCCCTCCAAGATTTTGTGGTGCAAGAGGGGTTTCAAATGCAATTCAAGAGAAATGAGAGAACTAGAGTGACTGTAGAATGTGCAGCAGAGGGTTGTATTTAGAGAATCCATGCATCACCCATTGTTGATGGTGTGACATACAAGATAAAGTCTTATGAAAGTAAGCACATCTGTGAAAGGAAACAGTCAATTAAGCATGCTATAATTCGTTGGGTTGGAAAACAAATTGCTCCTCTTATCAAGGCTGATCATGAAATGAAGCCCAGTGCCATTAATGAGTTTCTGCTTCAGAAATATCATATTCAACTTCCTTACCAACGACTGTACAGGGCATGTAGGATTGCTCAAGAAATCAATGAAGGTAGCTATGCTCGGTTACCTGCATATGGTGGATTGGTTCTGGAGAAAAACCCTGGGAGTAAATTCATAATAGAGTATGAGAGTAGACAAGAGCATGAGTTGGACACAGTCAATCCTGTGTTCTTGagagtttttatttgtttcagaGCATGTGCAAGGCGTTTCCTGAAGGGGTGCAGACCATTTATAGGTCTTGATGGATGCCACCTCAAGGGCAGTTATGGTGGAGTGTTACTGTCTGCTATATCAGTGGATGGGAACAAAGGGTTGTTCCCTATTGCATATGCTGTAGTGGAGGTTGAGTGCAAAGAAAGTTGGCTGTTTTTTTTGAATCTGTTACATGATATCATAGACCCGGATGATGCTAATAGGATGTTGACTTTCATGTCAGATAAACAAAAGGTGTGTATACTATACTTTCTTATTAAATCATGTCAATTGGTTAATAATGTATAATAATAGAGTATCTAACTGATATATAAAATGCATGTTTATGTTTGTAGGGTCTAGGGGATGCTATTGCTTTAGTCTTCCCTAATGCCTACATTAGGTATTGTAGTCGCCATCTCAATCagaatttcaagaaaaaatatCTAGGTGATGCATTTAGGAAACACTTTTGGACTGCATCTTCAGTATGTACTGTGAATCAGTTTGAAAGTGCAATGAATGACATCAGAACCATGGATAATACAGCATATGAGTAGTTGATGAAAGATCCCAAAAGCATGTGGGCTAGACATGCTTTTGATACTGGAGTGAAGAGCGACCATATTACCAACAACATGTCAGAGTCATTTAACCAATGGGTATCCACCATCAGGACAAAACCCATTCTCACCTTGATTGATACCCTTAGATTGAAAATCATGGATAGAATGTATCACAAGTTTCAAAAGGGTCAAAGCTTCCAGGGTACACTTACACCAATggtgagaaagaaaataatcaaaatccaGGAAGCATCAAGGGACTGCATTAGTCATGGTGGTGCTGATGATGAATTTGAGGTAATTGAGCTTACTGGAAGAAGGTGTGTGGTGAAATTGAGACAATGGTCATGTACTTGTAAAGTTTGGGATGTCACTGGAC is a window encoding:
- the LOC122665917 gene encoding uncharacterized protein LOC122665917, yielding MGLTKDVDVDSQSDGTDDEWAHNSDNEWEEESEQEDGSSDEDDVEYEIEEDLSDDDLDGYDSKEFYGQFSNIDVNEDEGEGKVKLQLGQRIHASPIVDGVTYKIKSYESKHICERKQSIKHAIIRWVGKQIAPLIKADHEMKPSAINEFLLQKYHIQLPYQRLYRACRIAQEINEGSYARLPAYGGLVLEKNPGSKFIIEYESRQEHELDTVNPVFLRVFICFRACARRFLKGCRPFIGLDGCHLKGSYGGVLLSAISVDGNKGLFPIAYAVVEVECKESWLFFLNLLHDIIDPDDANRMLTFMSDKQKGLGDAIALVFPNAYIRYCSRHLNQNFKKKYLGDAFRKHFWTASSVCTVNQFESAMNDIRTMDNTAYE